Within Enoplosus armatus isolate fEnoArm2 chromosome 1, fEnoArm2.hap1, whole genome shotgun sequence, the genomic segment aattGGGAAGCAACAAGGAAAAGagtgaataaacaaaaaagatcaGTCCTGGTGCTCCATTTTACCAGCCTGTTAATTGTAGTTAACTACATTCACCTGGCATCTAAGGTGATCAGGTAATCTGTCCCTGATTAGATGGATGCAATGAAAAACCAGCAGAGAACAGGGATTGTGAAATATTAGTTTACATCTGAAATGTTCAATTGTGTGCAATGCAAGGAAGACAGACactctgcaggttttcattaaAACCAAAGATTAACTCTCTGATCAGATATTGCTCTCTGCTTGCAGGTGTGCTCATCAGTAACATCAGCTGGTGCAGAAATGTTGAAGCAAAAATAACCAGCAGAAACTCGGCTTTTCGTGGAACACATTTGGCCATCATAGACCAAGATGTGGCGAAATGAATTCTGGTCTCTGCTGACACCTGGTGGACTGAGATGCTTAATACATTTCATATAGTCAATCATCGCGCATGTGGGCCTGAAAAGAGGAAGTTTAtgtcatgtaaaaacacaaggaCATCTTGActctcgtacacacacacacacacttgagaacccattttacattataatgtaaatgtgtgcaacCATGAATAGCACCACAATGGGTGCATGCATGGCTtagaacagaaaaaagaaatgtcactttACTACAAACcagtttgtgttgcttttattattaattcTACAAACAGCGGAGTTCCAGATGTAAGTAGTGCATAGAAGCCTCTTTAAAGGTCtgttaaacacatttacagatgCTGCGTATAGTCGGGGTAAAGTTTGGTATATAATGCATTATCATCCTTTATCATATTATCTGGACCCCAGAAACACAGTCAGTTAAGTTTAGTGCAGACCTATTTAATTTTAAACAATATACCTGTTTTATAACATTCAGCACTAACAGGGCAACAACATATATTAACATTTCATCTTCAACAaaagacagcaaacacattGATTCTCCTCCTGGTCATTGTCTGACGGCTGcaaaagtgtctttgagtaATTTGTTCCATTCTCGGGGAAGTGCTCGAGTTTGTAATCAGAGGTTGATAGTGGGAAGTAACAGCATTTGATGATTTAGTCCATGTCTTTGGTTTGTGGTGATCTTGGCAATGTCGGACATAAAGGATCATACCAGAATTTTAGCAagttttagcccatttactaAGAATCACATACACTGTTAAGTGAACCACTTTCCAAAGCGTATTACAGTCTCAAAGATTTTTGAATGGATTCACTTTTTCCCATTTCTGTTTCAcacttttatatttaaaaattcTAGCTTGTTCCATGTTTGTTTCCTACTGCAGCGAAGATATAAAGATGGGTGAGTGTCTTCATACAAGTGAAGAAACAACAGGAGTCATGCTACCAGATAACAACTCATATCCAAAGTTGAGCATGTTCtgcagaaaaaagcagaaataccgAAAATGATATATCAGATATTTACAGTCTTTTCTGTAATACTGctggaaacaaatacaaaccagAAATACGTTTAAAGCAAATTTCAGGCCCCTTTTAACAACATCATACCATTTCTTGCAGCACATTTGATTGCAGACGCCCcctaaatgttttaaaaggcaTTTCAGAAGCTAACAGGTGGTAACCTGGACTGATTTCTAGCAGCATAACtccaattaaaatgttttgtattttaaaaacacgCTGAGGCATGAAACCTACTTGAGACAGGCAATAAAGCATTGTAAAAAAACACGTCTACCTTTATTGTCTAAACTGTGGTATCAACTGCATTACCGCGTACAATAATTTATGTTATAGGCAATAAAAGTAGACGTTAATATTCAGCACGTTTCAAGGTGATTTTAATACAATACCAAAATGAGTGGAAACAATGGCTCCCTGGGAAACGCAGTCAAAGACCTGAAAATGCTGGTTCGTCGGGGGCCCGAGTTGAGATAGATGTGACTACAACGTCCCCTGTTGGGATCACTTTGCCTGTCTGATTCTTTACTGTATTCGGTCAAATAAAGGCTACAATGCCCAAAAAAtgatctttaaaaacaaaatctaaaatacTTTCGCTTTGGAAAATGTTCAGCAGTAATGCAACGTATGGTTGATATGTAATAAAtaggctaaaacatgcaaaacctcCGGCATGGTCCTTTAGTACAGCAGACGTACTTGGGGATCCTACGTTCTTTTCGCAGGTTTGGCAATAagctgcctttctctctccagctccttctcaCGTTGCTGCTCCTTCTCCAGCGCCTCCTTCTGCTTCTGTTGCTGCAGCTTCAGAGCTCGTTTCTGAGAGAAAACAGTCACAGTCACTTTAATTTGCATCCATCCACCAACATTTGCTCCTTATCTTTGAGCATGGAGTCAACTGCACTAACGCtagaaaaacactgatgttaaAATCTGACATGAGAGATACCTTTAGTTTAGTTGTCTTTTCGTGGAGCATAATCATCTCTTTCCTTATGTTCACCAGTTTATTGTGGTAAACCTTCGCCTCTGTAAActaaaaagacaacaacaaagattAGAAGTCATTCCTGCTGGCTGGTGTAGAGAGTGCAAACAAGAGCAACGTGAGTTTAAATGAGATTATAATTCAGTCCAAACATACCAGTGAATTGAGGTCCAGTAAGGCATTACATTCTCTGAACTTGGTGACTTCTTGGTCCAGAGTGTCTAACAATATCAGCTGATTTTGTCTGGTTAAGAcaaaaattaagaaataaatatCATCAAGTGCACTTTCACACCAAAACATTACTCATGTTTAATGTCTGCTAATCATTCAGACAATGACAAGATGTTCCCGCAGAATTTCCCACGTTGACTTAATACATACAGGAGGGCGCCAGCATGTTGATAGTGAAATGTTATCATAGACTCAGCACTACCAGCATAAAAGCAACTGGTCGGCCCATCCATCCAGTTCCGCTTGACGCATGATTACCCGTGTGACCTGTTTGCTTACTGCAA encodes:
- the bloc1s6 gene encoding biogenesis of lysosome-related organelles complex 1 subunit 6 — its product is MEVEGMEDEGPSSQSELPHSEDLQLAQQDSLRVESSAPVENVIVDKKAVDKLTEGLLSHYLPDLQNSKRALQELTQNQLILLDTLDQEVTKFRECNALLDLNSLFTEAKVYHNKLVNIRKEMIMLHEKTTKLKKRALKLQQQKQKEALEKEQQREKELERERQLIAKPAKRT